In the genome of Maribacter forsetii DSM 18668, the window CCAGTTGGTGGCGTAGTTTGGGCTTGTTAGCTAATACGTTTGCTATGGAAAGTTTTATAGATGAAATGGCGTTAAAGGCCAATAAGAATGCGGTAGACTTTAGACTGCATCAAATAGGTGAAGAGCCAATAGATATACGTTTAAAAAATGTTATTAAGGCTGCAGCCGAAAAAGCAAATTATAAAGAAGAAGTTGTTAATGGTCGTGCAATGGGGTTCGCCGCTTCCATAGATGCAAATACACCTTGTGCTCAAGTAGCTGAGGTTTCTATTGTTGAAAATGAAATTAAAGTGCATAAGGTAACCGTGGCTATGGATCCTGGTTTAGCAGTAAATCCTGATCAGATACGTGCCCAATGTGAAGGTTGTGTAATCATGGGAATGAGTGCTGTGCTTTACGAGCAAATGTTTGTGGAGGATGGGGAATTAACTCCTACGATCTATGGACCATACCAAATGGCTTTGATGAAGAATGCACCTAAAGAAATTGATGTGGTATTGCTGCAAGGTAAAGATACTCCCGGTGCTGTAGGGGAGCCTCCATTAGGACCTATTGGTGCCGCCATTGCTAATGCTGTTAGAAGATTAACGGGCGAACGCTTGACCCAGTTGCCACTTAAACTTTCTACCTAAACATAATTTTAATAGGTAATCCCATCACGCTTCCATCTTTTGTGAGTCCATAAATACAATTCAGGGTATTTTTCAATGACCTTTTCCAACTTATTGGCATATAAATCAATAATGGTCTGTTCATTTAAAGTGGCTGCTTGGTTAACAATGTTCTCGAAGAAAAGTTCATAAGAGCCGCGTTTTATTTTCTTTAGATAAGGAATGAAAATTGCCGAGTCTGTTTTCTTGGCTATTTTGGCAGCACCTGTAAAAAAAGAGGTTTGCTGATTAAAGAAAATGGTTTGTTGCTTACCAGATTTCCCTAACGGACTTTGATCGCCAATTACACAATTCATGGAAACGATGTCGTTATTTTTTAAATGAAGTAAATGGCGGTATCCTTCATTGCTAGGAATACAATGCACATTAAAACGTTCTCGCATCAAGATGAACAAATCGTTGAAGTAGGTATTAGATAATGGTTTGTATAAAGTATTGCAGTTTACATTTAGAAATAGAGGTACTGTAGTAAGCCATTCCCAATTGCCTTGGTGTGCGGTGTACAGCATAATATTTTCATTGTTTTTTAGGTGATTGGTCAATAGGGATAGGTTATTGATTTTAAACCTGTTTTGAATCTCATTTGGTTTAATGGTCAATAGTTTGATTGCCTCAAAGAACATGTCGCAGAAATGCCTGTAAAATTTTTTTGCGATGCTGTTGATTTCTTTTTCTGTCTTATTGGGGAAAGCTACATGTAAGTTTTTGCACACTACTTTTTTTCGGTAACCAAGTACGTAGTACGTTAAAAAAAAGGTGATGTCAGATATGATATATATTGCCCAAAAAGGTAAAATTGATAAAACATAAAATGGGAAGAAACGTAAGTATTTCATCTTTAAAAAATTACGATAGTGATTGGTGCTGCCTAAAAACGCTTACAATACTAGTCGTATAAATGAAATGGATATTACTCTAAAGAATAAAAAAATAACTCTTTAGCTTAAAATTAATCGTGGTCGGTTTTAGCAATATTTCTGATCATGCCACCAAATATAAAATAGTGAAAAGGCACTATGCTATACCAATATAATCTACCGCGTAAACCACGTGGTCTAAATGTTGCGGTTTGATGCAGTACGCTATTATCATCAATTTTGAATTCCAACCATGCTTCGCCAGGTAGCTTCATTTCAGCAAATAATAATAATCTTTTCGCTTTTTTGTCCGCTAGCAATACACGCCAAAAGTCAAGTGAATCGCCGGCAAATATTTTGTCTGGATGTGTTCTGCCTCGTCTTAAACCAACACCACCAGAAAGCTTATCTAAAAAACCCCTGATTTTCCAAAGCCAGTTTCCGTAATACCATCCGGTTTCACCGCCAATACTCCAAATACGTTCCAATACTACTTCTGGGTTGGAAATTTTCAATTGTTTGTAATCTCTCAACACGCCATATTTTGGTACTTGAATATGTTTTTCAAGATTATCAACAAACCTACCGCTGATCATACTATCCTTCCAGCTACTAATCACTAAATTCTGTTCAATTTTTTTAAAGGCTAAATCAATGGCTTCTTTGTAGGTGTGGGGAGTAATACCGAGAATATCTTGTAATCGCGTGTCTTTTGCCACTACTTCGATCTTCATACTGTCCACTAGATTCAACGCTAGTTTATATGAGGTTGAGGTTACAAAATATAACCAGTAAGAAGACAGTTTTGGAGTCATCACAGGTACGGTCCAAATCCAATTTTTAAATCCCCTGACTTCGGCATATTTATGTAACATTTCTTTATAGGTCATTACATTGGGTCCGGCAATATCGAAGGAATCATTATATGTTTTTTCATTTCCTAATACACCTGTTAGAAATGTAATGACATCACGTATGGCAATAGGTTGCGTTTTTGTCAATACCCATTTCGGCGTAATCATAACCGGTAATTTTTCACACAAATCGCGAATGATTTCAAAAGAGGAACTTCCTGATCCTACAATGATACCTGCTCTTAGAACCGTTAACTTGAAGTTACCTTGATATAAAATATCTTCTACATTTTTTCTAGATTGTAGATGTTTAGAAAGATTATTATCATTCACAATACCGCTCAAATAAATTACTTGTTGAATTTGTGTGTTTGCAACATATTTGTTGAAGTTTTCAGCAGTTTTAGCCTCCATTTCGTCAAAATCTTGTGTTGACGAACTCATGGAGTGAATTAGAAAATAAGCGGCATCAATATCTTTGGGGACTACATTTTCTTTTGGTTCTTCTAAAAAGTCAATTTCTATGACATCTATTTGTTGCCTAGTCTCTTTATCTACAGAAAGTCTGGTTTCATCACGTACAGCACAAACTATTTCATGCCCCATTTCTAATAGCTGCGGTAGAATGCGCATACCTATATAACCATTGGCTCCTGTAAGTAGTATTTTCATTATTTGGGTATTTTGAACATTTTAAAAATGTAATAAAGGGGTAGTAGGGTTACGATAGCTACAATAATTATGGATAGACTTGATATTTTAAAACCTAAGTTGATTTCATGAGCTTGTAAAATAGTTTCCATAATAGTTGGAGTGGCTATAATCGATATTAACAAGTTCATGTATATCAGCATTTGCAATGACATTTTATAAATTCTTGGAGCATTGTTTTCTGTTACTTTAACAGGGTAATTCATATTCCATGGCTTTACCTTTTTAATAATTAGAAATAAAAGGGTATAGGTTAATGCCATTATAATAGGAAGAGTCCAAATTGAATCTTTATGACCATAACCATTTACATCTCCCTTGTAATTAAAATGTGCAGGAATGCTATCTGGTAGATCAGTATAAAAAATGCCAATAATTATAAAATTGATTACTATCATGATCCACCCAATAGCAATTTGTCTTTGCTGATTTTTAGTAAGTTTTATATCTATTTTGGGTAAATCTGTGAACATATTATAAATCTTCAATTGAGGTGGGTGCATTGTCAGCTTTGTAGCCTAGTATTTTTTTAAAGAATTTCTGTACCGCTTTGGTGTCAGATTCCACTTTAATAAAATGATAGTCGCGGTAAATTGAATATACAGATGCTTCACCTTTATACATAGAGAGTTTGTAGTAGGGTATTACCAAAGCATAAGATTCTAATAATGACCTAAACCCAACTATGATTCCATCAGGTCTCATTTCTATATTACAGGTATCTCTATTATTATCTAGAATTAGCAGGTTTCTTATCTCAACACTTGTTTCTGTAATAATCAATTTTGGGGAGCCAATACCGCCCATTGCCCATCGTTGTTTTAAGGTAAAAGGCTTGCCGACTGCATCATCTATTTTTCGAGTAGCCTCCTTATTGTTGTAAGATACATTTACAAGCATACGAATTCAATTACATTGTTTTTATTAAAGTTAGCGAAATGCCAAATGAATACAGCATCTGTTTACCTTAAAAGCCTAAAAAATGATTAGTTTTGCAGCCTTAATTAAACGTTTTGGTGAATATTCAAGAGGTACTATCAGATAAAGTAAAAGAAGCGGTTGAATCTATTTTTGACAAAGAATTGCCGAATGTAGAATTTCAACCTACCCGTAAAGATTTTGAGGGCGATATCACTATTGTGGTTTTCCCGATGTTGCGCGTGGTAAAGGGTAATCCGGTTCAAATTGGTGAGCAAATTGGGGCTTATTTAGAAGAGCATGTAGACGCCGTTGCAGGCTTTAATGTTATTAAAGGCTTTTTAAATATTGTTATCAATGATGGTTTCTATTTAGATTTTTTCAATTCAATTTCTTCAGTGGAGAATTTCGGATTTGTAA includes:
- a CDS encoding DUF1648 domain-containing protein — protein: MFTDLPKIDIKLTKNQQRQIAIGWIMIVINFIIIGIFYTDLPDSIPAHFNYKGDVNGYGHKDSIWTLPIIMALTYTLLFLIIKKVKPWNMNYPVKVTENNAPRIYKMSLQMLIYMNLLISIIATPTIMETILQAHEINLGFKISSLSIIIVAIVTLLPLYYIFKMFKIPK
- a CDS encoding SDR family oxidoreductase, with translation MKILLTGANGYIGMRILPQLLEMGHEIVCAVRDETRLSVDKETRQQIDVIEIDFLEEPKENVVPKDIDAAYFLIHSMSSSTQDFDEMEAKTAENFNKYVANTQIQQVIYLSGIVNDNNLSKHLQSRKNVEDILYQGNFKLTVLRAGIIVGSGSSSFEIIRDLCEKLPVMITPKWVLTKTQPIAIRDVITFLTGVLGNEKTYNDSFDIAGPNVMTYKEMLHKYAEVRGFKNWIWTVPVMTPKLSSYWLYFVTSTSYKLALNLVDSMKIEVVAKDTRLQDILGITPHTYKEAIDLAFKKIEQNLVISSWKDSMISGRFVDNLEKHIQVPKYGVLRDYKQLKISNPEVVLERIWSIGGETGWYYGNWLWKIRGFLDKLSGGVGLRRGRTHPDKIFAGDSLDFWRVLLADKKAKRLLLFAEMKLPGEAWLEFKIDDNSVLHQTATFRPRGLRGRLYWYSIVPFHYFIFGGMIRNIAKTDHD
- a CDS encoding lysophospholipid acyltransferase family protein produces the protein MKYLRFFPFYVLSILPFWAIYIISDITFFLTYYVLGYRKKVVCKNLHVAFPNKTEKEINSIAKKFYRHFCDMFFEAIKLLTIKPNEIQNRFKINNLSLLTNHLKNNENIMLYTAHQGNWEWLTTVPLFLNVNCNTLYKPLSNTYFNDLFILMRERFNVHCIPSNEGYRHLLHLKNNDIVSMNCVIGDQSPLGKSGKQQTIFFNQQTSFFTGAAKIAKKTDSAIFIPYLKKIKRGSYELFFENIVNQAATLNEQTIIDLYANKLEKVIEKYPELYLWTHKRWKRDGITY